One part of the Oceanihabitans sp. IOP_32 genome encodes these proteins:
- the queA gene encoding tRNA preQ1(34) S-adenosylmethionine ribosyltransferase-isomerase QueA, with amino-acid sequence MKLSQFGFELPDELLAEYPAENRDESRLMVLNRKEQTIEHKMFKDLIDYFDEGDVMILNNTKVFPARLFGNKEKTGARIEVFLLRELNEEQRLWDVLVDPARKIRIGNKLYFGEDESLVAEVIDNTTSRGRTLRFLYDGSYTEFRKKLTELGETPLPKYIQREVEPEDEDRYQTIFAKNEGAVAAPTAGLHFSKHLLKRLEIKGVDFAEVTLHVGLGTFNPVEVEDLSKHKMDSEELIIEEKATKIVNNALKNKKRICAVGTTSMRAIESAVSTNGELNEFNGWTNKFIFPPYDFSIANCMVTNFHTPKSTLLMMVSAFAGYDFAKRAYEEAVKEKYKFYSYGDAMLII; translated from the coding sequence ATGAAGTTATCACAATTTGGTTTCGAGTTACCAGACGAGTTATTAGCTGAATATCCAGCAGAGAACAGAGACGAATCGCGTTTAATGGTTTTAAACAGAAAAGAACAAACCATCGAACACAAAATGTTTAAAGATCTCATTGATTATTTTGATGAAGGTGACGTTATGATTCTCAATAACACCAAAGTATTTCCAGCAAGACTATTTGGAAATAAAGAAAAAACGGGAGCGAGAATAGAAGTCTTTCTTTTAAGAGAATTAAATGAAGAGCAACGTTTATGGGACGTCTTGGTAGATCCAGCAAGAAAAATAAGAATTGGAAATAAACTATATTTTGGTGAAGACGAGAGTTTAGTTGCCGAGGTTATAGATAATACGACGTCTAGAGGACGTACTCTTCGGTTTTTATACGACGGATCGTATACGGAATTCCGTAAAAAATTAACCGAATTGGGCGAAACACCACTCCCAAAATATATCCAGAGAGAGGTAGAGCCGGAAGACGAAGATCGTTACCAGACTATTTTTGCCAAAAACGAAGGTGCTGTTGCTGCTCCAACGGCAGGTTTGCACTTTTCTAAACATTTATTAAAACGCTTAGAAATTAAAGGTGTCGATTTTGCAGAAGTTACGCTTCACGTAGGATTAGGCACATTTAATCCTGTAGAGGTCGAAGATCTTTCTAAACACAAAATGGATAGCGAAGAGTTAATAATTGAAGAAAAAGCAACTAAAATTGTTAACAATGCCTTAAAAAACAAAAAGCGCATTTGTGCAGTTGGGACTACCTCAATGCGCGCTATAGAAAGTGCGGTATCTACAAACGGTGAGCTAAACGAGTTTAATGGTTGGACCAATAAGTTTATTTTCCCACCATACGATTTTAGTATTGCAAATTGTATGGTTACTAATTTTCATACACCAAAATCTACATTGTTAATGATGGTTTCGGCTTTTGCTGGATACGATTTTGCAAAACGCGCTTACGAAGAAGCCGTTAAAGAAAAATATAAATTTTATAGTTATGGTGATGCCATGCTAATTATATAA
- a CDS encoding nucleotide pyrophosphohydrolase → MNIKNAQIIVDNWIKAHGVRYFNELTNMAQLTEEVGEVARIIARRYGEQSEKESDKDKDLGEELADVLFVVLCLANQTGVDLQQAFDARMDKKAKRDHDRHHNNEKLK, encoded by the coding sequence ATGAACATCAAAAACGCACAAATAATAGTAGATAATTGGATTAAAGCGCATGGTGTGCGCTATTTTAACGAACTTACTAATATGGCACAACTAACCGAAGAGGTTGGCGAAGTTGCCCGAATTATAGCACGACGCTACGGCGAGCAAAGTGAAAAAGAAAGCGACAAAGACAAAGATTTAGGTGAAGAACTCGCCGATGTGTTGTTTGTAGTACTGTGTTTAGCAAATCAAACAGGCGTAGATTTACAACAAGCCTTCGATGCAAGAATGGATAAGAAAGCAAAACGAGACCACGATAGACATCATAATAACGAAAAATTAAAGTAA
- a CDS encoding polyprenyl synthetase family protein: MKIVEQIKQPIVDEMELFEQKFQLSMASKVALLNRITHYIVNRKGKQMRPMFVFLVSKMVTNGEVNERTYRGASVIELIHTATLVHDDVVDDSNRRRGFFSINALWKNKIAVLIGDYLLSKGLLLSIDNNDFDLLKIISIAVREMSEGELLQIEKARKLDITEEVYYEIIRQKTATLIAACCSLGAASVKPQSEDVEKMRKFGELIGMAFQIKDDLFDYGETQIGKPTGIDIKEQKMTLPLIYALNHANKQDKRWLINSIKNHNKDKKRVKEVIAFVKNNGGLDYAVHKMKRYQAEALELLETYPDSPYKNSLKLMVNYVIERKK; this comes from the coding sequence ATGAAAATAGTAGAACAAATAAAACAGCCTATAGTTGACGAAATGGAACTTTTCGAACAAAAGTTTCAATTATCTATGGCTAGTAAAGTGGCTTTACTAAATCGCATTACACATTACATTGTTAATCGTAAAGGGAAGCAAATGCGGCCAATGTTTGTGTTTCTGGTGTCTAAAATGGTAACTAACGGCGAGGTAAACGAGCGCACGTATAGAGGCGCATCGGTTATAGAACTTATACACACGGCGACATTAGTTCACGACGATGTCGTGGACGATAGCAACCGCCGCCGCGGATTCTTCTCTATAAACGCCTTGTGGAAAAACAAAATAGCTGTTTTAATTGGCGATTATCTGCTCTCAAAAGGCCTGTTATTGTCTATTGATAATAACGATTTCGATTTACTTAAAATTATATCTATTGCCGTTCGCGAAATGAGTGAGGGTGAGCTGCTTCAAATCGAAAAGGCTCGCAAATTAGATATTACCGAGGAGGTTTATTACGAGATTATCCGTCAGAAAACCGCAACACTTATCGCGGCTTGTTGTAGCTTGGGAGCAGCATCAGTTAAACCACAATCTGAAGATGTAGAAAAAATGCGCAAATTTGGAGAGCTTATAGGTATGGCCTTTCAAATAAAAGACGATTTGTTCGACTATGGTGAAACCCAAATAGGCAAGCCTACAGGTATTGATATTAAGGAGCAAAAAATGACCTTGCCGTTAATTTATGCCCTAAATCATGCTAATAAACAAGATAAACGCTGGTTAATTAATTCTATAAAAAATCATAATAAAGATAAAAAGCGCGTCAAAGAGGTTATTGCTTTTGTGAAAAACAATGGGGGTTTAGACTATGCGGTGCATAAGATGAAAAGGTATCAAGCTGAAGCCCTAGAATTATTAGAAACTTATCCAGATTCTCCATATAAAAATTCACTAAAACTTATGGTGAATTATGTAATTGAAAGAAAAAAATAA
- the dtd gene encoding D-aminoacyl-tRNA deacylase — MKVVIQRVSKASVKVEHETVASIENGLLILLGIVSEDTQNDIEWLAKKTVNLRIFNDENCVMNKSLLDVKGDIIVVSQFTLHASTKKGNRPSYIKAAKPDMAIPLYKAFVNTLEIELGKRVQTGEFGADMKVELINDGPVTIVIDSKNKE; from the coding sequence ATGAAAGTAGTTATTCAGAGAGTTTCAAAAGCAAGTGTTAAAGTTGAACATGAAACCGTAGCTTCAATAGAAAACGGATTGTTAATTTTGCTGGGTATTGTTAGTGAAGACACTCAAAACGATATAGAATGGTTGGCTAAAAAAACAGTAAATCTTCGCATTTTTAATGATGAAAACTGTGTAATGAACAAATCTCTATTAGATGTAAAAGGCGATATTATTGTAGTGAGTCAGTTTACTTTACATGCCTCTACCAAAAAAGGAAACCGGCCAAGTTATATAAAAGCGGCAAAGCCAGATATGGCGATTCCATTATACAAAGCCTTTGTAAATACCTTAGAAATTGAATTAGGAAAACGCGTTCAAACTGGTGAGTTTGGTGCAGACATGAAAGTAGAATTAATTAACGATGGCCCCGTTACCATTGTTATCGATTCAAAAAATAAAGAATGA
- a CDS encoding 3-phosphoshikimate 1-carboxyvinyltransferase, giving the protein MSSITLNKSQLVNRKTKITITGSKSESNRLLLLKALYPELVLNNVSNSDDSELMTKALADTSSIVDIHHAGTAMRFLTAYFAIQDNREVTLTGSHRMKERPIKILVEALKELGADISYVEKVGFPPLKIKGKKLTKNKVTLQANVSSQYISALLLIASKLENGIELTLEGEITSIPYIKMTLSLLDQIGVESTFINNTITVKPNTKKPITKKLTVESDWSSASYFFSIVALSDLGTEIMLSSYNKNSLQGDSALVGIYKEFGVETSFSNNSITLTKVSEHKEAKSFNLINAPDIAQTIAVTCFALGVACDLQGLHTLKIKETDRLVALKTEIEKLGGQVDITNDTLYLHPSNIINDKVSIATYHDHRMAMAFAPLALKKSLIIEDAMVVSKSYPTYWDDLKALGFKITSN; this is encoded by the coding sequence ATGAGCAGTATTACCCTTAATAAGTCGCAACTAGTAAATCGTAAAACTAAAATCACCATAACAGGTTCTAAAAGTGAATCTAACCGGCTATTGCTGCTTAAAGCACTTTACCCAGAGCTTGTATTAAACAATGTTTCAAACTCTGATGATAGTGAATTAATGACCAAAGCATTGGCCGACACATCGAGTATTGTAGATATTCATCATGCGGGAACAGCCATGCGATTTTTAACGGCTTATTTCGCTATTCAAGACAACCGAGAAGTCACCCTTACAGGTTCCCATAGGATGAAAGAACGTCCCATTAAAATTTTGGTAGAGGCCTTAAAAGAGTTGGGAGCAGACATTAGTTACGTAGAAAAGGTCGGGTTTCCGCCACTAAAGATAAAAGGAAAAAAACTGACTAAAAACAAAGTAACCTTACAAGCCAATGTGAGTAGTCAGTATATTTCTGCGTTATTATTAATCGCTTCAAAACTCGAAAACGGTATCGAATTAACTTTAGAAGGTGAAATCACGTCTATCCCTTATATAAAAATGACCTTGAGTTTGTTGGATCAAATTGGGGTAGAGTCTACGTTTATTAACAATACCATAACGGTAAAACCGAATACCAAAAAACCAATCACTAAAAAACTAACTGTGGAATCAGACTGGTCTTCGGCATCCTATTTTTTTAGTATAGTGGCATTGAGCGATTTGGGAACAGAAATTATGTTGTCTTCATATAACAAAAATTCTTTGCAAGGCGATTCGGCTTTAGTGGGTATTTATAAAGAATTTGGAGTAGAAACTAGTTTTTCTAACAACAGCATAACACTAACAAAAGTTTCAGAACATAAAGAAGCCAAAAGCTTCAATTTAATAAACGCACCCGATATTGCACAAACGATTGCAGTAACTTGTTTCGCATTAGGGGTGGCCTGTGATTTACAGGGTCTTCATACCCTTAAAATAAAGGAAACAGATCGACTAGTTGCTTTAAAAACCGAAATTGAAAAATTAGGGGGGCAAGTCGATATTACAAACGATACTTTGTATTTACACCCTTCAAACATAATTAACGATAAGGTATCTATTGCCACCTATCACGATCATAGAATGGCCATGGCTTTTGCACCTTTAGCACTAAAGAAGTCGCTTATTATAGAAGACGCTATGGTAGTGTCGAAATCGTATCCCACGTATTGGGACGATTTAAAAGCACTGGGGTTTAAAATAACATCGAACTAA